The Chloroflexota bacterium genome includes the window GGCAAGTGCCTCTGCATCTATACAGATGTGGAGAAGACCTGTGCCTCTATAGCTAAGTTCTCCAAGAAAGATGCCGACAGCTATCGTCAGATGTACAAGCTGTTCGACGAGATGATGAAGAACATTGTCGGCCCGCAGACCTATGTCCCGATGGGGCCCGCTCCGCTCATGGCCGCCTTTGCTGAGTCGACATCTCTTGGTGCGCAGATGACTGCCATGACAGAGAAGACCCCGGAAGAGATAGTCTGCGAGATGTATGAGAATGATGTCGTGAGGACGCTCATGCTCTACGCCTGCTGCCACTGGGGTCTGGACTACAGCCAGTCAGGATTGAGCTACCTTATACCCCTCTACTTGAACAGGCTGGTGAACTATTATCTGGTGGCTGGCGGGTCTCACCGCATTTCCAATGCCCTGGTCAAGAGATACTTCGAGAACAAGGGACAGGTGCGCACCAGTGCCCAGATCAAGCGTTTCATCATCGAAAACGGCACTGCCAAGGGTGTGGAACTCGAAGACGGTACCCAGTACCTGGCTGACAAGGCCGTCATCAGCACGATTGATACCCACCAGACCTTCCTCAAGTATGTGGGGGAGAACAACCTGGACAAGGATTTCGTGGAAATGGTCAAGATCTGGCAGTGGGAGAAGTGGAGCCTCTTCGATGTGCATCTGGCCCTGGCGGAGCCGCCGCAGTTCAAGGCAGCCGCCTCCGATCCCCAGATTAACAAGGCCTTCATATACCTTATCGGCTACGAGAACCTGGCCAGCCTGAAACGCCACTGGGACGAGATGAAGCAGGGCAAGATGGCGGATGATGCCGGGTGCAACGCCACCTTCCCCAGTGTCCATGATTCCTACCAGGCGCCGCCTGGGAAGTGCTCCGGGCTCATCTCCCAGATGGCCGTCTATGATCTGAAAGATGGCGGGCATGAGAAATGGCTGAACCGCAAGTTCAGACAGGAGTATATGTGGAAGCAGATTGCCAAACTCCAGCAATACGCCCCCAATATGATGAAGGACAAGGTACTGCAGACGTACATCACTACTCCAGCCGACATTCAGAACAAGTTCGCCAATATGGTCAAGGGCGGCTACAAGCAGGGCGCCTACCACCCGCTCCAGATGGGATACCTCAGACCTAATCAGGATTGCTCACAGTACAGAACGCCGGTGAAGAACCTCTATGTAGGAGGGTCAAGCGTTGCTCCCGGTGGCTGTGTGATCTGGGGGCCGGGTTACAACTGCGCCAATGCAGTGGCCGAGGACCATAGAATAAAGAAGTGGTGGTCAGAGCCAAAGGTAGTCACCGAAGCAATCAAGAACAACTACGTCATGAGACCATAAGGTAGCTCACGAAAGGGAGTGAACACAAGATGCTATTCAGATCGACAGGACTGGGGAAGACAGAACTCAAAGCCAAGGTCTCCGGTATGACCCGTCAGGGCGACTATTTGATCCTGCAGGTAGATACCCTGGAGCCGGTGCGCTGGAAGATTAGAGCGGCCTTCAGCATGCCGGATATGTGGACAGTCATAAAGTTTATGCTCAGATTCTCCAATCTGAAGATCATGCTCTCCCGCCGGTGGTTCCGGGAGGCAAAGCACCCTGGCGAGTTTTAGCAACTCTCCAGCAGCATTCACCTGCGTAGTGGCGGTTCGCGAACTACCACTACGCATTCAAATGTCATCGCGAGGAGCGCAGCGACGAAGCAATCTCTGTAGTCCCTGAACGCTTAACCCCTGTCATAATCGTAGAACATCCACACCATAGCGTCTGGAAATTGATACCATAGTTCTAATGTGATATTCTAAATCGAATCTCAAGGCATAGTTATCCGATGATGACTTCATAGAGTTGGCTGTGGCATTGCTGGCTTGTCCAAAGCCAGCGTCTTTTGCAGAAGATGCAGATTTTGCAGTCTTGAGTCTGGCAATCAGGAATGAGCGTTGGAGAAGGTGTGGGAGGCACAACGGTATGTTCGGTTGGCTAAGATGGCAAACCCGTGCTGAGCGTGAGGGATTATCATCCCACTACGAGAGAGCGATGGATATCGAGTTAAACGGGATTCGGAAGGAGAAATCTGACCATGTGGATGCCTAGTCGTTTCCATCGAGGCAATGGCGGCCATAATCACTGCCCTGAGTGTGGATGCTTTGTGAAGAAGGCTGAATCTGTCAGTGGGCAGCCCATCACATTGTCGTGCACAAACCCGAAGTGTAGAAGCAGGCGGAGATAATTGCCCGGGCAAGACTGGATAGGAGCGGATCAATGACAAAAGAGAGAACCAAAGAGGAGCTTGTTGAAAGCGTTTTGGAGCTAGGGGAAAAGGCATTTCGTGACCTCTTCCCCATCTTGCCCAAAGAGTGGCTTAGCCTGGATCTGACTATGCCACAGCTCAAGGTTGTGCTCCTTCTGTTCCTGAACGGGCCAGAGCGAATGGGTACCATTGCTTCTGCATTAGGTGTTAGCCTGGCCACGGCAACGGGAGTGGTGGATCGTCTGGTAGAGAAGGATATGGCAACGCGGGAGGGTGACCCAAACGACCGCCGCATAGTCTTAATTCGCTTGTCAGATCAAGGAGAGAAGCTGATAACAGGGCTGTGGCAATTGGCACGAGGCAACGCTGAATTGCTGTTGAAGGCGCTTGATCAGCGAAAGCTGCAGCTACTTAATGAAGCACTACATTCACTTCTGGAGGCTGGGGAAGCAGCTAGAGAACAGCTGCAAATCTGATTGAGATGGGCCTTGGAGCAGGCCTACTCTCCACATAATAACTGGACAACTTCGGCTTGCCTTCGGTTGACAGCCTTCTGAAGTATCTTCTTAAGTGGCAGGGCATCAACGAGCACATTCTCTGTAGTGGGCGGTTCGCGAACCCGTTCTCACGCGCCCAAATGTCATTGCGAGGAGCGCAGCGACGAAGCAATCTCTGTAGCCCCTGAACCGCCCACTATGATCCATGAGCTATGAACCATGAATACACCCTGGTGGCTGTCGTCCTTCTGATGAATCCTTCGCTCCGTTCAGGGTGACAAGCCGTATGAATATCATTCTGACATATTGCCCACTGTCATGGTGACAGGCGCTTAGGTGTCATTCTGAGCGCAGCGAAGAATCTCGATTGTTACGCTGACTTGTGCAACCAGGCACTAGCTCGAGACGACCACGGTGGGCTCGATGTTACAATCCAGATATAAGTGCCAATCCAACATAATCTTTGTTATTAAGTGCCTGGGCCGGGTTGTCCGGGTGGTTCTGAACATGTTGGACAGTCTGATGCAATGGGTACATCATCGGTTTTAAGACTAAAGAGGGACGAGGGTCAGCTCACTACGAGTTGATATGGGGAATCCCGGATTCTATGCGGGCAGCTTTACCGGTCAGGTTTGCTCATTATGTATTCATTATATGTTTTGAGGATTACTCTCCGCCAATGCTTTGTCTGTCGCGTTGCCTCTCCCTGAAAGATTCCGCTAGTGTCACCAGTGCCCCAACATAAAGCTTGTCGCTGTCCAGGGAAAATGTCAGATGGCTTGCTTGCCATCTGTGGAGAGATATCTCATCTGCTTCTGGACACCCCACTCGTCAGCTATTGACAGTGGGTCAAACTGTCGGTATACTCCTAATAGTTTGTGTAGCGAAAAGCTACTCGGCTGTTCACGTCACATATCAGATGGCGTGAAGGGGTTCTCACCAAGGAGGGGGCGAATGCGTGTACTGGTTACTGGTGGGGCAGGCAGGCTTGGCATAAGCGTCTGCAAGATGCTCCAAAAGAAAGGCTTCGAGGCTAGAGTATTTGACCTTGCCTCGCCGCGGAATCGCAAGAGCGTCAAGGAACTAGGCAGTAAGGCAGAGGTGTTTTGGGGAGATATCACGGATGCCGATTCCGTACGGCAGGCAGTGGAGGGTGTCGATGCGGTCATTCACATGGCTGGCATCCTTCCTCCGGTGACGGAGGCCAACCCGGGCCTGGCCGCCAGAGTCAACGTTGGAGGCACTAAAACACTCGTTGATGTCATAAGGAACGGAGGAAAGCGCATCCCATTTGTCTTCACGTCTTCGGTGGCTGTCTTTGGACCGACCACTGCAGCCACAGAACCCATCAGCGTGGAGAAGAACGCCCCTGACCCAAAGGACGTGTATGGAGACACCAAGCTCAAGGCAGAGACCCTCATCAGGGAATCCGGCATCGGCTATGTGATACTGCGCCTGTCGGCAGCGATGTACACCGTCTTCGAGCTGAGCGACGTCCAGCGGTTATATGACATCCCGCTGAACAACAGGTTGGAGCTATGCCATCCGGACGAAGTCTCTCTGGCGATAGTAAATGCCATAGTGACCTTCGAAGCAGCCAAAGGGAACACCCTGATCATAAGCGGCGGGACCAAAGGGAGGATGCTCTACAAGGAC containing:
- a CDS encoding NAD(P)/FAD-dependent oxidoreductase; translation: GKCLCIYTDVEKTCASIAKFSKKDADSYRQMYKLFDEMMKNIVGPQTYVPMGPAPLMAAFAESTSLGAQMTAMTEKTPEEIVCEMYENDVVRTLMLYACCHWGLDYSQSGLSYLIPLYLNRLVNYYLVAGGSHRISNALVKRYFENKGQVRTSAQIKRFIIENGTAKGVELEDGTQYLADKAVISTIDTHQTFLKYVGENNLDKDFVEMVKIWQWEKWSLFDVHLALAEPPQFKAAASDPQINKAFIYLIGYENLASLKRHWDEMKQGKMADDAGCNATFPSVHDSYQAPPGKCSGLISQMAVYDLKDGGHEKWLNRKFRQEYMWKQIAKLQQYAPNMMKDKVLQTYITTPADIQNKFANMVKGGYKQGAYHPLQMGYLRPNQDCSQYRTPVKNLYVGGSSVAPGGCVIWGPGYNCANAVAEDHRIKKWWSEPKVVTEAIKNNYVMRP
- a CDS encoding MarR family transcriptional regulator is translated as MTKERTKEELVESVLELGEKAFRDLFPILPKEWLSLDLTMPQLKVVLLLFLNGPERMGTIASALGVSLATATGVVDRLVEKDMATREGDPNDRRIVLIRLSDQGEKLITGLWQLARGNAELLLKALDQRKLQLLNEALHSLLEAGEAAREQLQI
- a CDS encoding NAD(P)-dependent oxidoreductase, with the translated sequence MRVLVTGGAGRLGISVCKMLQKKGFEARVFDLASPRNRKSVKELGSKAEVFWGDITDADSVRQAVEGVDAVIHMAGILPPVTEANPGLAARVNVGGTKTLVDVIRNGGKRIPFVFTSSVAVFGPTTAATEPISVEKNAPDPKDVYGDTKLKAETLIRESGIGYVILRLSAAMYTVFELSDVQRLYDIPLNNRLELCHPDEVSLAIVNAIVTFEAAKGNTLIISGGTKGRMLYKDMVGSILGVLRLPLPSARKFTQQPFYLDWYDTSKSQLLLQYQHKTFGDYLGDYRGALSRRFSPAFLPFMCYFVGPLFGKLVMRLI